One window of Athalia rosae chromosome 4, iyAthRosa1.1, whole genome shotgun sequence genomic DNA carries:
- the LOC105687577 gene encoding serine-rich adhesin for platelets-like isoform X1: MYLRSRGRATIFPDIRIVHLCWLFGAAAGSRCMTYSRTAEQASAKRVWRNSLAIAVISDLHSPITLQRPNGLFLLSKEFLLLEDLATVILCIDRPKVVQSGPIEKNFHFPRAVDGTRGSQNEVHDSNDSSNDNQGSGRMKSEFSRIGYNVPGEPGVDYPAYTRVPKTGFSCQGRTHGYYADVETGCQAFHICHSVVISSFICPIGSIFSQNLLTCEWWNKVNCKATDYSHQRIHDIDHETARNAHATIHQAERDAARRGKAIHVERQAESIAKFDSDEHRAIANSNAGFKPNIVDVALISKNFALPQLSGGSGFKFGDTDSSIVRIKQNYNSDSLVDYPISQSGTFVGDFQNSDPQNDRVSENNFQPSYAPTVPTVTTTTRRMYSPTVPTMHKRSTESYEKYVPNIEGAIHPYAHKSGLDPLTTKDSASYADGDQQLLTSRFSNINPLDFDSDIADRVELFRERPSSSPSNEKNGEAVSKPESATSNSEKMGQSNTVRNEENNEPDISQDRIPPLIIQIPRPAGSSGPPSINIADQIFTFDSLTTMRPLISQPSKPVGGIDGEQTPETPTSTSLLIPQIAQSAEPTRTQISGGVDAGGIVGLPPRIPSSVPQIPQSGVTDATDRMETSQSPFEIPPLIPQNSQPEIILETQNSATADDGSSFDVPPRIPPLIPQITLNVQTETSKSTDDESSLDLPFRIPPLIPQITQSEQTETSGSTGDESSLDLPFRIPPLIPQITQSGQTETSGSTGDDSSFDLPSRIPPLIPQITQSGQTETSGSTGDESSLDLPSRIPPLIPQITQSGQTETSGSTGDESSLDLPSRIPPLIPQITQSEQTETSGSTGDKSSFDLPSMFPSRIPPLIPQITQSEQTENSESTGDESSLDLPSRIPPLIPQITQSEQTETSGSTGDESSLDLPSRIPPLIPQITQSEQTETSGSTGDESSLDLPSRIPPLIPQITQSERTETSGSTGDKSSFDLPSRIPPLIPQITQSGQTETSGSTGDKSSFDLPSRIPPLIPQITQSGQTETSGSTGDESSFDLPSRIPPLIPQITQSGHTETSGSTGDDSSFDLPSRIPPLIPQITQSEQTETSGSTGDESSLDLPSRIPPLIPQITQSERTETSGSTGDESSLDLPSRIPPLIPQITQSGQTETSGSTGDESSLDLPSRIPPLIPQITQSGQTETSGSTGDESSLDLPSRIPPLIPQITQSEQTETSGSTGDKSSFDLPSMFPSRIPPLIPQITQSEQTENSESTGDESSLDLPSRIPPLIPQITQSEQTETSGSTGDESSLDLPSRIPPLIPQITQSEQTETSGSTGDESSLDLPSRIPPLIPQITQSERTETSGSTGDKSSFDLPSRIPPLIPQITQSGQTETSGSTGDKSSFDLPSRIPPLIPQITQSGQTETSGSTGDESSFDLPSRIPPLIPQITQSGHTETSGSTGDDSSFDLPSRIPPLIPQITQSEQTETSGSTGDESSLDLPSRIPPLIPQITQSERTETSGSTGDKSSFDLPSRIPPLIPQITQSGQTETSGSTGDESSFDLPSRIPPLIPQITQSGHTETSGSTGDDSSFDLPSRIPPLIPQITQSEQTETSGSTGDESSFDLPSRIPPLIPQITQSGHTETSGSTGDDSSFDLPSRIPPLIPQITQSEQTETSGSTGDKSSFDLPSMFPSRIPPLIPQITQSEQTENSESTGDESSLDLPSRIPPLIPQITQSEQTETSGSTGDESSLDLPSRIPPLIPQITQSEQTETSGSTGDESSFDLPSRIPPLIPQITQSEQTETSGSTGDESSLDLPSRIPPLIPQITQSEQTETSGSTGDKSSFDLPSMFPSRIPPLIPQITQSEQTETSGSTGDESSLDLPSRIPPLIPQITQSGQTETSGSTGDESSLDLPSRIPPLIPQITQSEQTDTSGSTGDDSSLDLPSRIPPLITQTQDVPMAQFEQPSAVSNRTETTSTETPLQISQPGGLSGTQTSGTDGDKISYGSTARTPLFVPETSQFDRPLVVTNRDQFFPQYTRAPPSVPQGSESGLPVVTETMADSGDDLSASNNRKETSQSPQRTNQTKPKTTVFNLTSSSTESSTLPTSGHPNMFLSNVHPHVVQNGYDQESPCSTVQDDGPTLSQDHPGISLMLLPPEKEIPKEEGVSVKGSFSGTGSQYGDDLQSPMGEVYAYATAAPYPDSFTVSRGYLPVSTKPLISTTNKRIYNQKSASADDPSQFQNQDARRSDGKYQKNVSVDPLKRLISSAGSVRATKHKIYGSIRPNGIPSDPPIDLSEIQTSIAGKDDSTPYQFSVTVNGDENFTPSEDFIGKLLAQQENDHAVLDFGDLGDYEIIKSEHPDEYSEDLPAEPSFDLDNFFRNRQNEQIFNFQSQNLSPNEPNARNSDRGRIGVEAVHSGDHPRPFSFANDQNVGSQTRLASFDEFPVANPLYFPSNAQSDRSVDDGHLLKVGTYAEDINSSLRSLSDLAHSVFETRSVAISRAQILDELKKHFGQPLYYGGPGDDLSPRLAGGNIENKVEPKFANLEQYGVRNASPVEQQEVTTTSTPPKTSTTTSKAAETQVETEILPSLSFSLDSDDERRAYAEAVLRGFLADQPSASPRSKETPLYQRSSGN, from the exons ATGTACCTACGATCTCGGGGTCGCGCAACAATTTTCCCCGACATACGAATAGTACACCTTTGTTGGCTCTTCGGGGCAGCTGCAGGTTCGCGTTGCATGACTTATTCCCGAACTGCAGAGCAAGCTTCAGCTAAACGTGTGTGGCGAAATTCGCTGGCTATTGCCGTTATTTCTGACTTGCACAGTCCAATTACATTGCAAAGACCGAATGGActctttttattatcaaagGAGTTCTTGTTGTTAGAAG ATCTCGCGACAGTTATTCTGTGCATAGACCGGCCAAAAGTAGTACAGTCCGGTCCAAttgagaagaattttcattttcctagaGCAGTTGATGGCACCAGAGGAAG TCAAAACGAAGTCCACGACAGCAATGATTCTTCAAATGATAACCAAGGCTCCGGTCGGATGAAGTCAGAATTTTCACGCATCGGGTATAACGTACCCGGAGAGCCAGGAGTCGACTACCCAGCCTACACACGTGTGCCTAAAACCGGGTTCTCTTGTCAAGGCCGAACGCacg GCTATTATGCTGACGTGGAGACTGGCTGTCAGGCTTTCCATATATGCCACAGCGTTGTGATCTCCTCTTTCATCTGTCCAATcggatcgattttttcacaaaatctGCTCACCTGTGAGTGGTGGAATAAAGTGAACTGCAAGGCGACCGACTACTCGCATCAAAGAATACACGATATCGATCATGAAACGGCCCGAAATGCACACGCGACGATACACCAAGCAGAACGAGACGCAGCTAGACGAGGGAAAGCTATACACGTTGAGAGACAAGCTGAATCGATAGCCAAGTTCGATAGTGATGAACATAGAGCAATTGCAAATAGTAATGCTGGGTTCAAGCCAAATATCGTTGATGTCGCTTTGATATCGAAAAACTTTGCGCTACCGCAACTAAGCGGGGGTTCAGGATTCAAATTCGGCGATACTGATTCGTCCATCGTTCGCATCAAACAAAATTACAACAGTGATTCTCTGGTCGATTATCCTATCTCACAGTCAGGCACGTTTGTTGGCGATTTTCAGAACTCTGATCCGCAGAATGACAGAGTTTCCGAGAATAATTTCCAACCATCGTATGCGCCGACCGTTCCTACCGTCACGACCACGACGAGGAGAATGTACTCACCCACTGTACCAACTATGCACAAGCGTTCTACGGAATCCTACGAGAAATATGTTCCGAATATCGAAGGAGCCATTCATCCGTACGCTCACAAAAGTGGTCTTGACCCCTTGACTACGAAGGATAGTGCCAGCTACGCAGACGGCGACCAACAATTGCtgacttccagattttcaaatataaatcCGCTAGATTTTGACTCCGATATTGCAGATAGAGTAGAACTGTTCAGGGAACGGCCATCAAGCTCCCCATCGAATGAGAAGAACGGTGAAGCTGTATCAAAACCGGAAAGTGCTACGTCAAACAGTGAAAAAATGGGGCAAAGTAATACAGTgagaaatgaagagaataaTGAGCCTGACATTTCTCAAGACAGAATACCACCCTTAATTATCCAAATTCCAAGGCCTGCAGGCTCGTCTGGACCACCTTCCATTAATATTGCTGATCAAATATTTACCTTCGATTCACTGACGACGATGCGACCTTTGATATCTCAACCGTCTAAACCTGTGGGAGGTATCGACGGAGAACAGACGCCAGAAACACCCACCAGTACATCACTTTTGATTCCACAAATTGCGCAATCTGCAGAACCAACACGTACACAAATTTCAGGGGGAGTCGACGCCGGAGGAATTGTTGGGTTACCACCCAGAATACCGTCTTCGGTACCTCAAATTCCGCAATCTGGAGTAACAGATGCAACTGATCGAATGGAAACTTCTCAATCCCCTTTTGAGATTCCACCGTTGATTCCTCAAAATTCTCAACCCGAAATTATTTTGGAAACTCAAAATTCAGCTACGGCTGACGATGGAAGTTCATTCGACGTACCACCAAGAATTCCGCCCTTGATACCCCAGATTACACTGAACGTTCAAACAGAAACTTCTAAATCGACTGACGACGAAAGTTCACTTGATTTGCCATTCAGAATCCCACCTCTGATACCCCAGATTACACAATCCGAACAAACAGAAACTTCTGGATCGACTGGCGACGAAAGTTCACTTGATTTGCCATTCAGAATCCCACCCTTGATACCCCAGATTACACAATCCGGACAAACAGAAACTTCTGGATCGACTGGCGACGACAGTTCATTTGATTTGCCATCCAGAATTCCGCCCTTGATACCCCAGATTACACAATCCGGACAAACAGAAACTTCTGGATCGACTGGCGACGAAAGTTCACTTGATTTGCCATCCAGAATTCCGCCCTTGATACCCCAGATTACACAATCTGGACAAACAGAAACTTCTGGATCGACTGGCGACGAAAGTTCACTTGATTTGCCATCCAGAATTCCGCCCTTGATACCCCAGATTACACAATCCGAACAAACAGAAACTTCTGGATCGACTGGCGACAAAAGTTCATTTGATTTACCATCCATGTTCCCATCCAGAATCCCACCTCTGATACCCCAGATTACACAATCCGAACAAACAGAAAATTCTGAATCGACTGGCGACGAAAGTTCACTTGATTTGCCATCCAGAATTCCGCCCTTGATACCCCAGATTACACAATCCGAACAAACAGAAACTTCTGGATCGACTGGCGACGAAAGTTCACTTGATTTGCCATCCAGAATTCCGCCCTTGATACCCCAGATTACACAATCCGAACAAACAGAAACTTCTGGATCGACTGGCGACGAAAGTTCACTTGATTTGCCATCCAGAATTCCGCCCTTGATACCCCAGATTACACAATCCGAACGAACAGAAACTTCTGGATCGACTGGCGACAAAAGTTCATTTGATTTGCCATCCAGAATTCCACCCTTGATACCCCAGATTACACAATCCGGACAAACAGAAACTTCTGGATCGACTGGCGACAAAAGTTCATTTGATTTGCCATCCAGAATTCCACCCTTGATACCCCAGATTACACAATCCGGACAAACAGAAACTTCTGGATCGACTGGCGACGAAAGTTCATTCGATTTGCCATCCAGAATTCCGCCCTTGATACCCCAGATTACACAATCCGGACACACAGAAACTTCTGGATCGACTGGCGACGACAGTTCATTTGATTTGCCATCCAGAATTCCGCCCTTGATACCCCAGATTACACAATCCGAACAAACAGAAACTTCTGGATCGACTGGCGACGAAAGTTCACTTGATTTGCCATCCAGAATTCCGCCCTTGATACCCCAGATTACACAATCCGAACGAACAGAAACTTCTGGATCGACTGGCGACGAAAGTTCACTTGATTTGCCATCCAGAATTCCGCCCTTGATACCCCAGATTACACAATCCGGACAAACAGAAACTTCTGGATCGACTGGCGACGAAAGTTCACTTGATTTGCCATCCAGAATTCCGCCCTTGATACCCCAGATTACACAATCTGGACAAACAGAAACTTCTGGATCGACTGGCGACGAAAGTTCACTTGATTTGCCATCCAGAATTCCGCCCTTGATACCCCAGATTACACAATCCGAACAAACAGAAACTTCTGGATCGACTGGCGACAAAAGTTCATTTGATTTACCATCCATGTTCCCATCCAGAATCCCACCTCTGATACCCCAGATTACACAATCCGAACAAACAGAAAATTCTGAATCGACTGGCGACGAAAGTTCACTTGATTTGCCATCCAGAATTCCGCCCTTGATACCCCAGATTACACAATCCGAACAAACAGAAACTTCTGGATCGACTGGCGACGAAAGTTCACTTGATTTGCCATCCAGAATTCCGCCCTTGATACCCCAGATTACACAATCCGAACAAACAGAAACTTCTGGATCGACTGGCGACGAAAGTTCACTTGATTTGCCATCCAGAATTCCGCCCTTGATACCCCAGATTACACAATCCGAACGAACAGAAACTTCTGGATCGACTGGCGACAAAAGTTCATTTGATTTGCCATCCAGAATTCCACCCTTGATACCCCAGATTACACAATCCGGACAAACAGAAACTTCTGGATCGACTGGCGACAAAAGTTCATTTGATTTGCCATCCAGAATTCCACCCTTGATACCCCAGATTACACAATCCGGACAAACAGAAACTTCTGGATCGACTGGCGACGAAAGTTCATTCGATTTGCCATCCAGAATTCCGCCCTTGATACCCCAGATTACACAATCCGGACACACAGAAACTTCTGGATCGACTGGCGACGACAGTTCATTTGATTTGCCATCCAGAATTCCGCCCTTGATACCCCAGATTACACAATCCGAACAAACAGAAACTTCTGGATCGACTGGCGACGAAAGTTCACTTGATTTGCCATCCAGAATTCCGCCCTTGATACCCCAGATTACACAATCCGAACGAACAGAAACTTCTGGATCGACTGGCGACAAAAGTTCATTTGATTTGCCATCCAGAATTCCACCCTTGATACCCCAGATTACACAATCCGGACAAACAGAAACTTCTGGATCGACTGGCGACGAAAGTTCATTCGATTTGCCATCCAGAATTCCGCCCTTGATACCCCAGATTACACAATCCGGACACACAGAAACTTCTGGATCGACTGGCGACGACAGTTCATTTGATTTGCCATCCAGAATTCCGCCCTTGATACCCCAGATTACACAATCCGAACAAACAGAAACTTCTGGATCGACTGGCGACGAAAGTTCATTCGATTTGCCATCCAGAATTCCGCCCTTGATACCCCAGATTACACAATCCGGACACACAGAAACTTCTGGATCGACTGGCGACGACAGTTCATTTGATTTGCCATCCAGAATTCCGCCCTTGATACCCCAGATTACACAATCCGAACAAACAGAAACTTCTGGATCGACTGGCGACAAAAGTTCATTTGATTTACCATCCATGTTCCCATCCAGAATCCCACCTCTGATACCCCAGATTACACAATCCGAACAAACAGAAAATTCTGAATCGACTGGCGACGAAAGTTCACTTGATTTGCCTTCCAGAATTCCGCCCTTGATACCCCAGATTACACAATCCGAACAAACAGAAACTTCTGGATCGACTGGCGACGAAAGTTCACTTGATTTGCCATCCAGAATTCCGCCCTTGATACCCCAGATTACACAATCCGAACAAACAGAAACTTCTGGATCGACTGGCGACGAAAGTTCATTTGATTTGCCATCCAGAATTCCACCCTTGATACCCCAGATTACACAATCCGAACAAACAGAAACTTCTGGATCGACTGGCGACGAAAGTTCACTTGATTTGCCATCCAGAATTCCGCCCTTGATACCCCAGATTACACAATCCGAACAAACAGAAACTTCTGGATCGACTGGCGACAAAAGTTCATTTGATTTACCATCCATGTTCCCATCCAGAATCCCACCTCTGATACCCCAGATTACACAATCCGAACAAACAGAAACTTCTGGATCGACTGGCGACGAAAGTTCACTTGATTTGCCATCCAGAATTCCGCCCTTGATACCCCAGATTACACAATCCGGACAAACAGAAACTTCTGGATCGACTGGCGACGAAAGTTCACTTGATTTGCCATCCAGAATTCCGCCCTTGATACCCCAGATTACACAATCCGAACAAACAGATACTTCTGGATCGACTGGCGACGACAGTTCACTTGATTTGCCATCCAGAATCCCACCGTTGATAACTCAAACGCAAGATGTACCCATGGCACAGTTTGAGCAACCATCAGCTGTATCCAATCGCACAGAAACTACATCTACTGAGACTCCGTTGCAGATCTCTCAGCCAGGAGGATTATCAGGGACTCAAACTTCCGGTACGGacggtgataaaatttcatatgGTTCAACTGCTAGGACTCCACTCTTCGTACCTGAGACTTCACAATTTGATCGGCCATTAGTCGTAACCAAtcgtgatcaattttttccccaataCACTCGGGCTCCGCCATCAGTTCCTCAAGGTTCTGAGTCAGGATTACCTGTCGTAACTGAAACAATGGCTGACTCAGGGGATGACTTATCTGCCTCGAATAATCGTAAGGAAACTTCTCAGTCACCGCAAAGGACAAACCAGACGAAACCAAAGACTACTGTTTTCAACTTAACATCCTCGAGTACCGAAAGCAGCACTCTGCCAACATCAGGACACCCCAACATGTTTCTTTCAAATGTTCATCCGCACGTTGTGCAGAATGGCTATGACCAGGAGTCTCCTTGTTCAACGGTACAAGACGATGGACCAACGTTGAGCCAAGACCACCCGGGTATTTCTTTAATGTTACTTCCGCCAGAGAAGGAGATCCCAAAAGAGGAAGGAGTATCGGTTAAAGGAAGCTTCTCTGGAACGGGAAGTCAGTACGGGGATGATCTACAATCTCCGATGGGAGAAGTCTATGCTTATGCAACCGCGGCTCCCTATCCAGATTCTTTCACCGTATCTCGCGGATACCTTCCGGTATCCACAAAACCATTAATTTCTACGACGAATAAAAGGATTTACAATCAGAAAAGTGCAAGTGCAGACGACCCATCTCAGTTTCAAAACCAAGATGCACGACGTTCGGATggaaaataccaaaaaaatgtTTCCGTTGATCCTCTCAAGAGATTAATTTCATCAGCAGGAAGTGTTCGTGCAACGAAGCATAAGATTTACGGATCAATTCGACCAAACGGTATTCCGTCTGATCCCCCGATTGATTTGAGTGAAATCCAAACTTCGATTGCTGGCAAAGATGATTCTACACCATACCAATTTTCTGTCACGGTTAACGGTGACGAGAACTTCACTCCTTCAGAGGATTTCATCGGCAAACTTCTTGCACAACAAGAGAACGATCACGCGGTATTAGATTTCGGGGATCTTGGAGActacgaaataataaaatctgaACATCCTGACGAGTATTCTGAGGATCTTCCAGCCGAACCTTCGTTTGATCTCGATAACTTTTTCAGAAATCGACAAAATGAACAGATATTCAACTTTCAATCTCAGAATTTGAGCCCCAATGAACCGAATGCCCGGAATAGCGATCGGGGTCGAATAGGAGTGGAGGCGGTGCACTCTGGTGATCATCCACGCCCCTTCTCTTTTGCCAATGACCAAAACGTGGGTTCGCAAACAAGATTGGCGTCATTTGATGAATTCCCCGTGGCAAACCCGCTCTATTTTCCGAGTAATGCACAAAGTGATCGCTCGGTAGACGATGGGCATCTTCTGAAAGTGGGGACCTATGCCGAGGACATAAACAGCTCGTTACGATCACTCTCCGATCTAGCGCACAGCGTATTCGAAACTCGATCAGTTGCAATTAGTAGGGCACAGATTTTAGACGAGTTGAAGAAGCACTTTGGTCAGCCTTTGTATTACGGTGGTCCTGGGGATGATCTCTCGCCACGCCTGGCTGGAGGCAACATCGAGAATAAAGTTGAACCAAAGTTCGCCAATTTAGAACAATATGGAGTTCGAAATGCTTCTCCGGTCGAACAACAGGAGGTCACGACCACTTCTACGCCTCCGAAAACATCTACGACTACTTCCAAGGCTGCCGAAACGCAGGTGGAAACTGAAATTTTACCATCATTGAGTTTTTCCCTCGACTCAGACGATGAGCGTAGAGCATATGCAGAAGCTGTTCTTCGAGGATTCCTGGCGGATCAACCTTCTGCAAGTCCCAGAAGCAAGGAGACTCCACTTTATCAAAGGTCGAGCGGAAATTAA